One Sulfolobus sp. S-194 DNA segment encodes these proteins:
- a CDS encoding MFS transporter: MSTKLVLLVLTLGTLMAAVDTTIVLLALPTITVDLNTDLLTSIWVLLAYLLVLAILTTQTGRLGDILGRSKIYNFGFILFTLASALAGASANIYELITFRVIQAIGGAMLTANSNAIIADIFPPQERGRAYGITSLGWNIGALLGIVLGGILTTFFGWRFIFYINVPIGIIAVIIGLRNIKDINKVKSSLDITGALILGVSLSFISLSVMFIAANGMSMQYLLELLVGVLLIPLFIYNEIKVKMPMINISVFKIRLLSFSLISSFLQGVGALALTFLLIMYLQGVRGLSPLDSSLLLTPSYIIASVLAPIMGRRADKGSPGLIAGIGLIFIFISLILYYFLLTPTTPLYDILWISAITGSGSAMFWPSNAAAIMYYAPKQYYGSVSGISRTLGSIGTVLSYVMSISIATLVIPRYIAFEILLGTNALDPKTGADFVQGLHFAFLVSAVIIIIASIFSMASGIKRKLSS, encoded by the coding sequence ATGAGTACCAAGCTTGTACTTTTAGTACTTACACTAGGAACACTAATGGCTGCAGTTGATACTACAATAGTACTTTTAGCCTTACCTACTATAACTGTAGATCTCAATACAGACTTACTTACATCAATCTGGGTTTTATTGGCTTACCTCTTAGTTTTAGCAATACTAACAACTCAAACTGGTAGGCTAGGCGATATTCTTGGAAGAAGTAAAATATACAATTTTGGCTTTATATTATTTACTCTGGCATCAGCATTAGCTGGTGCTTCGGCAAACATTTACGAATTAATCACATTCAGAGTAATTCAAGCTATTGGGGGTGCAATGCTAACTGCTAATAGTAATGCTATAATTGCTGATATTTTCCCTCCCCAGGAAAGAGGAAGAGCTTATGGGATAACTTCATTAGGTTGGAATATTGGTGCTCTTCTTGGAATTGTATTAGGAGGAATTTTAACTACCTTCTTTGGATGGAGATTCATATTCTACATTAATGTTCCTATTGGAATAATAGCTGTAATAATAGGTTTAAGAAATATTAAAGACATAAACAAAGTTAAATCATCCTTAGATATAACTGGAGCTTTGATTCTCGGAGTCTCACTGAGTTTCATATCACTTTCAGTTATGTTCATTGCCGCTAACGGTATGAGTATGCAATATCTTCTCGAGTTACTTGTGGGAGTCCTACTAATACCCCTATTTATTTATAATGAGATAAAGGTTAAAATGCCTATGATAAACATCTCAGTATTTAAAATAAGATTGTTATCTTTCTCTCTTATTTCCAGCTTTCTCCAAGGTGTTGGTGCATTAGCCTTAACATTTCTATTAATAATGTATTTACAAGGTGTCAGAGGTTTATCACCGTTAGATTCCTCTCTTCTATTAACACCTAGTTATATTATAGCTAGTGTGTTAGCTCCAATTATGGGTAGGAGAGCTGATAAAGGTTCACCAGGTTTGATTGCTGGAATAGGGTTAATATTCATATTTATCTCCCTAATTCTTTACTATTTCTTATTAACACCCACAACACCGCTGTATGACATTTTATGGATTTCAGCAATAACTGGTAGTGGTTCAGCAATGTTTTGGCCCTCGAATGCAGCAGCAATTATGTATTATGCACCTAAGCAATACTATGGTTCAGTTTCAGGAATTTCTAGAACTCTAGGAAGTATTGGGACTGTGTTAAGTTATGTTATGAGCATTTCAATAGCTACTTTAGTTATTCCTAGATATATTGCGTTTGAAATTCTATTAGGTACAAATGCGTTAGATCCAAAAACCGGAGCTGATTTTGTTCAAGGCTTACACTTTGCCTTTCTAGTTTCTGCCGTAATAATTATAATTGCGTCCATATTCTCAATGGCTAGCGGAATAAAAAGAAAATTAAGCTCCTAG
- a CDS encoding antibiotic biosynthesis monooxygenase, which yields MISVGFYYRVKRGFEGEFERKFSDVVSFLSGFKGFRGARLYRSVDDPSEYLIYSEWEDLESYKNFINSTAYRETVEYGKKIIEGRPTHKVFQQINT from the coding sequence TTGATTAGTGTTGGTTTTTATTATAGGGTTAAGAGGGGTTTTGAGGGTGAGTTTGAGAGGAAGTTTAGTGATGTTGTTTCTTTTTTGTCTGGTTTTAAGGGTTTTAGGGGTGCTAGGCTTTATAGGAGTGTTGATGATCCTTCTGAGTATTTGATTTATAGTGAGTGGGAGGATTTGGAGTCTTATAAGAATTTTATTAATAGTACTGCTTATAGGGAGACTGTGGAATACGGTAAGAAGATTATTGAGGGAAGACCAACACACAAAGTATTCCAACAAATAAACACATAA
- a CDS encoding cytochrome bc complex cytochrome b subunit: protein MSDRVSNWFKERLGLDDLPFFRTPDYMYKVNFWLGALVASAFIYTVISGLILLLYYNPDQGYESTLFIIDKVPYGSVALYSHLYGAYAMIILAYVHMFRNYFAGAYKRPRELLWIIGVIMLVLTLGTSFLGYSLIGDALATSAVDVGAGIVSSVPGLSGLLPVLFGNYDAGQYGRVLALHIIFAALIGVLFVFHFFLAEHYGMMPSRKEKPKAPAVYTKEEWMKFNPWWPRNFVYMMSLVFLTWGFILVIPNALSYLSGLPQQLNPFLNPKPAPPPNSPAAAHITTYPPWFFLFLYKMADFTNNVLLFLFFSSIIPLVYLIVVPFLDRSPELHPLKRKVFTGIGILMITYLIQNTIWGDLTPGVPIPFSQQIMAFLPPAVIVAIGMYFLPSPKTEANTSPSLTQSTSITKMMTQNLPNLPIKAVGKVEVASETKKKFAEILISILFIMAVILAAQIWTIPSTGSASNLFGIDLGLIFIMLGEAISLYHYVVYRK from the coding sequence ATGAGTGATAGGGTCTCAAATTGGTTTAAGGAAAGGCTAGGACTAGATGACTTACCATTTTTCAGAACACCAGACTATATGTATAAGGTCAATTTCTGGCTAGGAGCACTAGTAGCTTCAGCATTTATCTATACTGTAATATCTGGTTTAATATTACTTCTCTATTATAATCCAGACCAAGGATACGAGTCCACACTATTCATCATAGATAAAGTTCCCTACGGATCTGTAGCCCTCTATAGCCACTTATATGGAGCTTATGCAATGATAATTTTAGCTTATGTTCATATGTTTAGAAATTACTTTGCTGGAGCGTACAAAAGACCTAGAGAGTTATTATGGATAATCGGAGTTATTATGTTAGTTCTAACATTAGGTACGTCTTTCCTTGGATATAGTTTAATCGGTGATGCATTGGCCACTAGTGCTGTAGATGTAGGTGCTGGAATAGTTTCTTCAGTTCCTGGATTATCGGGATTATTACCGGTATTATTTGGAAATTATGATGCCGGTCAGTACGGTAGAGTATTAGCATTACATATAATTTTTGCTGCACTTATTGGAGTACTATTTGTATTTCACTTCTTCCTAGCTGAGCATTACGGAATGATGCCGTCAAGAAAGGAAAAACCAAAAGCCCCTGCAGTATATACAAAGGAGGAGTGGATGAAGTTTAACCCATGGTGGCCAAGGAATTTTGTTTATATGATGTCGTTAGTATTCTTAACTTGGGGCTTTATATTAGTCATTCCAAATGCATTATCATATTTAAGTGGATTACCACAGCAATTAAACCCATTCTTAAATCCAAAGCCTGCTCCTCCACCAAATTCTCCAGCCGCTGCACATATAACAACTTATCCACCATGGTTCTTCCTATTCCTATATAAGATGGCAGATTTCACTAACAACGTACTATTATTCCTATTCTTTAGCTCAATAATACCGCTAGTTTACCTAATAGTTGTGCCATTCCTAGACAGAAGCCCAGAATTGCATCCTCTAAAAAGAAAAGTATTTACTGGCATAGGAATATTAATGATTACCTATCTAATTCAAAATACTATTTGGGGTGATCTAACTCCTGGCGTACCAATACCATTTAGCCAACAAATTATGGCATTCTTACCGCCAGCAGTAATAGTTGCTATAGGAATGTATTTCTTGCCATCACCAAAAACAGAAGCAAATACTTCACCATCCTTAACCCAATCCACAAGCATTACTAAAATGATGACGCAAAACTTACCTAATTTGCCTATTAAAGCTGTAGGAAAAGTAGAAGTTGCTTCTGAAACTAAAAAGAAATTTGCTGAGATTTTGATATCAATACTCTTCATTATGGCAGTAATATTAGCAGCACAAATATGGACAATACCTTCAACTGGATCAGCATCTAACCTATTTGGCATCGATTTAGGGCTGATATTTATAATGCTAGGTGAGGCTATATCGTTGTATCATTACGTAGTATACAGGAAATAA
- the soxL2 gene encoding Rieske iron-sulfur protein SoxL2 encodes MIKIRLGDKDEKTVLNYSDLVFIKRLLAKMRDPKTRFDGKEFVSKGEDYLFNYVNKNVGSVDEKRRKFLKGLIFGIAAATIAAIIPGVEVIVPPQVAAISGFPKSLLVDSSGNPIKASEIPVNSPYIVLFEYPMTGEPNFLLNLGDSSGKPVEVPPTKVFVPQTGDTYDFPGGVGPNKSIVAYSAICQHLGCTPPYIHFYPPQYVSPSQLAAPEPDQLTAQALLAAKQAKVPALIHCDCHGSTYDPYHGAAVLTGPTQRPLPTVVLEWDSSTDYLYAVGSVGVAIYPEGANGVPSSNPKADLDNSFGSPVGNKTTVQNTQNPFSGS; translated from the coding sequence ATGATAAAGATAAGATTAGGAGATAAAGACGAAAAGACTGTACTTAACTATTCAGATCTTGTCTTTATAAAGAGGTTATTAGCTAAAATGAGAGATCCTAAGACTAGATTCGATGGTAAAGAATTCGTTTCAAAAGGAGAAGATTATTTATTTAACTACGTAAATAAGAACGTAGGTAGTGTTGATGAAAAAAGAAGAAAATTCCTTAAAGGTTTAATCTTTGGAATAGCTGCTGCAACAATAGCTGCAATCATCCCGGGAGTAGAAGTGATAGTTCCCCCTCAAGTAGCGGCTATTTCCGGATTTCCTAAGTCTCTCCTTGTAGATTCATCTGGAAATCCAATTAAAGCTTCTGAAATACCAGTAAACAGTCCTTATATTGTTCTCTTTGAATATCCTATGACTGGAGAACCTAACTTCCTATTGAATCTTGGAGATTCGTCTGGTAAACCAGTAGAAGTACCTCCAACAAAGGTTTTTGTTCCACAGACTGGAGATACTTATGATTTTCCTGGAGGAGTAGGTCCGAATAAATCAATTGTGGCTTATAGTGCAATATGCCAACATCTTGGCTGTACCCCACCATATATACACTTTTATCCACCACAATATGTTAGTCCTTCACAATTAGCTGCACCAGAACCAGATCAATTAACTGCTCAAGCATTATTAGCTGCTAAACAAGCTAAAGTACCAGCACTAATTCATTGTGATTGTCACGGTTCTACATATGATCCGTACCACGGTGCCGCTGTTCTTACTGGCCCTACGCAAAGACCATTACCTACAGTAGTATTAGAGTGGGATTCTAGTACAGACTATCTTTATGCAGTAGGATCTGTTGGAGTTGCAATTTATCCAGAAGGAGCTAACGGCGTACCGTCATCTAATCCAAAAGCTGATTTAGATAATAGTTTTGGTTCTCCAGTTGGTAACAAGACAACTGTTCAAAATACACAAAATCCTTTTAGCGGTAGTTAA
- the cbsB gene encoding cytochrome b558/566 subunit B: MKILSFLEKDIKYFFLILGISGFLQFMFSEAFVFPSALPIHIPAEVFLLRIGAVSFYIFFISLILVSFLLSNKVKALLPLSILLIISPILAYLNVNYTYYYGIEIFIIIIAITALIEATIKSDIKVVLLIPSGILVGLGLIASFFITFYHTTLYVSYLDFLIFSAVTFLVYTILWRKITSKRSIIAYIVGLMSMYPFIMFAHEIITNRYIQILMEMILPSALGITIYNPSHLLYLVYFLAIITFSIISIIIKGNGAAGIGYFMLISNVFFGIYGYLLLMYMLVPTIGYVLMCYNEMKEENITKYLSQKLKVKNQ, translated from the coding sequence ATGAAAATTCTATCCTTTCTTGAGAAAGATATAAAATATTTTTTCTTAATTTTAGGCATTTCTGGATTTCTTCAATTCATGTTTTCTGAAGCTTTTGTTTTTCCTTCGGCCTTACCTATTCATATCCCTGCTGAAGTATTTCTTCTCAGAATAGGTGCAGTTTCTTTTTACATCTTTTTCATTTCCCTCATTCTAGTCTCGTTTCTTTTATCTAACAAAGTGAAAGCTCTTCTACCTTTATCAATATTACTTATAATATCCCCTATTTTAGCGTATTTAAACGTTAATTATACATATTATTATGGTATTGAAATATTTATAATAATAATTGCTATTACAGCATTGATCGAAGCTACTATTAAAAGTGACATAAAAGTAGTACTTCTTATCCCCTCTGGAATACTAGTAGGACTGGGTTTAATAGCATCATTTTTCATTACTTTCTATCATACTACCCTTTACGTAAGTTATTTAGATTTCCTCATTTTTTCTGCAGTTACATTTTTAGTCTATACTATACTTTGGAGAAAGATAACTAGTAAAAGGAGTATTATTGCTTATATTGTGGGCTTAATGAGCATGTATCCGTTTATTATGTTTGCTCACGAGATTATAACAAATAGGTATATACAAATCCTAATGGAAATGATACTTCCGTCAGCTCTCGGTATAACTATCTATAATCCTTCTCACTTACTCTATTTAGTTTACTTCTTAGCAATAATTACATTTTCCATCATTTCTATCATTATTAAAGGTAATGGTGCAGCAGGAATTGGTTATTTTATGCTAATATCCAATGTGTTTTTTGGGATATATGGATATCTTTTGTTAATGTACATGTTAGTTCCTACTATTGGTTATGTTCTCATGTGTTATAATGAGATGAAAGAAGAAAATATTACTAAATATTTATCACAAAAATTGAAAGTAAAAAATCAATAA
- the cbsA gene encoding cytochrome b558/566 subunit A, whose translation MSVKPSTKLTISITLSVLLLGVLLAVTNTPMAQTSPDIPVYKIVGTADLSNPGSASYWSKIPWINISLTANIPQAPTSGLTHYVLVKAAWNGSWIFVLVKWYAPNPAFGAWSAAAGALYPPASGPGLFRQIMLTPGTTYTVEKNYTNYIAIVNGKTYQGRLVLNYSGILLPTPNGTQITVLSNGSIILWHSLRPMEDLLYSDGMFYGYYTNSTWYYPDRVAMMWYMGSVIPPSKDGMNIGGKYPGQTFDGVTFKDAGGSLAQSGGAANIWMWVSGATWNNSTYDPAFKANLWQNESLTGLPYVDPGNHGFAVPLYSNNTNMYEVDCSGIWYTPVASKGLNGSLFFIWTGATWSNGYWTVEFARPLAVPPNYANWMPNITVGKTYYVAFAVWQGKLGETLFDKSITSSFLTLQLVTTPPTTTTTTTTSVSSTTSTSAAIPSATVDVTVVGAVIAILALVILYVVYRR comes from the coding sequence ATGAGTGTAAAACCTTCTACCAAATTAACCATAAGTATTACTCTCTCAGTTCTTCTACTAGGAGTATTATTAGCAGTAACCAACACTCCTATGGCACAAACATCTCCAGATATACCAGTATACAAAATTGTTGGTACAGCGGATTTATCTAATCCTGGCTCAGCATCGTACTGGTCAAAAATTCCATGGATTAACATTTCTCTAACAGCAAATATTCCGCAAGCACCAACTTCTGGTTTAACACATTATGTGTTAGTTAAGGCTGCTTGGAATGGATCATGGATATTTGTATTAGTAAAATGGTACGCTCCTAACCCAGCATTTGGCGCTTGGTCAGCGGCTGCAGGTGCACTTTATCCTCCAGCTTCTGGCCCAGGATTATTTAGACAAATAATGCTTACACCAGGAACCACATATACTGTAGAAAAGAATTATACAAATTACATAGCAATTGTAAATGGAAAGACATATCAAGGTAGGTTAGTTCTTAACTATTCTGGTATACTTTTACCTACTCCTAATGGAACACAAATAACTGTCTTATCTAACGGTTCGATTATCTTATGGCACTCTCTGAGACCAATGGAGGACCTATTATACAGTGATGGTATGTTTTATGGTTATTATACTAATTCAACATGGTATTATCCAGATAGAGTTGCTATGATGTGGTATATGGGTAGTGTAATACCACCTAGTAAGGACGGTATGAATATAGGTGGTAAATATCCAGGACAAACATTCGATGGTGTTACTTTTAAAGATGCTGGAGGTTCTTTAGCTCAATCTGGAGGTGCCGCTAATATTTGGATGTGGGTATCTGGAGCTACATGGAACAATTCCACTTACGATCCAGCATTTAAAGCGAATCTATGGCAGAATGAGTCTTTAACTGGTTTACCATACGTTGATCCAGGAAATCATGGGTTTGCTGTACCACTTTACTCAAATAATACTAATATGTATGAAGTTGATTGTTCTGGAATATGGTATACACCAGTAGCATCAAAAGGGTTAAACGGTTCACTATTCTTCATATGGACTGGAGCTACATGGAGTAATGGGTATTGGACTGTAGAGTTTGCTAGACCATTAGCTGTACCACCAAATTATGCTAATTGGATGCCTAACATAACAGTTGGAAAGACTTATTATGTCGCTTTCGCAGTATGGCAAGGTAAATTAGGAGAGACTTTGTTTGATAAGTCTATAACATCCTCATTCTTAACGTTACAGTTAGTAACCACTCCACCAACAACAACTACAACAACTACTACTTCAGTCTCGTCAACTACTTCTACATCAGCTGCAATTCCTTCAGCAACAGTAGATGTGACTGTGGTCGGTGCAGTTATAGCTATTTTAGCCTTAGTAATATTATATGTGGTGTACAGAAGATGA